The Cryobacterium roopkundense sequence ATCACCATCTTCGTCGCGCTCAGAAACAGCGGACCCGGGCCGTGGACGGCTCTCGTGCCCTTCGAGATCACGAGCGACACTGGGCTGCGGGCCGCGGGCAATTCAGCCTTGAGCACCGGATCGAGTTTCACGCCGATGCAGGTCGACCTCACCCTGCTGGATTTCGACCGCACCCTGCGTTTCACCGCCGTGGCGGACCCGGCCAACAGCATCCAGGAGGAGAACGAGGCCAACAACTCCCTCGTGGTGGTGGTGAACATGCCGCCGCGCATGACCGAAGCCGACGACGTACCGTGCTCACTGGGATAGCGCGGGAGAGCCGGAACTCAGAACAGGGGCCGCGTCGTCCACTCCGTGAACACGCGGAACGCCGGTGTGGTGACGAGCACAAAGATCACCAGATTCGCGACCACGCTCATCCAGAAGACCGAGAGAAAGCTCTTCTTCCGGGTTTTGTGCCGCAGCACCTGCTGGGCCACGATCGCCCCAGGCCAGCCGCCGAGCAGTCCCGCCAGCAGCAGCGTATTCTCCGATACCCGCCATCCGCCGGACTGCGCCCGTGACTTGTCGACGGCGTAGAGAATGAAAGTCACCACGCTCGCCAGAAGATAGACGCCGATCACCCCATACGACAACGCCCAGTAACCATTCACGGTGAGGGCTCCGGCGACAAAGACCACGATCGCGAGGTAGCTGGCGCGTCCCGTGCCTCGGCCGGCCCGGCCGGACCGAGCAGAGGGCCGCGCGTCCCGCGATCGACCGTCAACGGCCGACCGTGCGGGCGCTGCACCGCCACCGACCAGAGCCGCGGACCGCACGCGCACGGCACGCCTCTTGCCGTGCGCGACCTCCACCTCGAAACTCAGCGCGGTGCCGAGCACCGGCCGCCTGTCACCCGGCGCGAAGGCCGAGATGTGCACGAAGGTCTTCTCCCCACCGCGCAGGGGTGTGATGAACCCGAACCCACGGTCGTCGTTCCAGGATGTGAGTGTGCCGGGCACACGTGTCGTTGCAGAGCCCATGAGCAGAGCGTACGCGCCAGGTCGCGCGGCACCCACAGGCCGCGGGGGAGCGTGCTGCTGGGTGATTCATCGCGTTCAGCCTAAGTGAGTGTACGTCTGGTCTATACGGAGAAGACGACTTGGCCTGCGCGTCCGGCCCGTGACCCTGCAACTATGGATACCCTTGTAGTGCCGTGCAGCTTGCCAGCAGGGCGCGGTCGGCGTGTGCCGGGGGTATTCCCGCGCAAAGAGTAGCGCCGA is a genomic window containing:
- a CDS encoding DUF1294 domain-containing protein, translated to MGSATTRVPGTLTSWNDDRGFGFITPLRGGEKTFVHISAFAPGDRRPVLGTALSFEVEVAHGKRRAVRVRSAALVGGGAAPARSAVDGRSRDARPSARSGRAGRGTGRASYLAIVVFVAGALTVNGYWALSYGVIGVYLLASVVTFILYAVDKSRAQSGGWRVSENTLLLAGLLGGWPGAIVAQQVLRHKTRKKSFLSVFWMSVVANLVIFVLVTTPAFRVFTEWTTRPLF